The genomic region CAAAGATATTACCCCAACTTTTATCATTCAAAATTTAATGGAAATTAAAAGAATTATAAATAAAAAATGAGAGATTGATTTTAATCTCTCATTTTACAAAATACTAAAGAAACATTGGTTCCGCCAAACCCAAATGAGTTTGAGATTGCCACTTTCACTTCACGCCGAACGGCTTTGTTGGCAGTGTAGTTGAGATCACATTGTTCGTCTGGATGATCGAGGTTTATAGTCGGTGGGATAACTCCTGTTTTAATAGTCATTGCTGAGAAAACAGCTTCTATACCACCTGCAGCACCCAATAAATGCCCTGTCATGCTTTTTGTGGAGCTTACATTTAACTTATAGGCATGCTCTCCAAAAATTGTCTTGATAGCTTGTGTTTCACATAAGTCACCTTGGCCAGTAGATGTACCATGTGCATTTATATAATCCACATCCTCAGGTTTTAACCCGGAAGTAGCAAGAGCCTGCTGCATAGCGCGCGCACCACCTTCTCCACCAGGAGCAGGAGATGTAAAATGATAGGCATCACCAGAAGCACCAAAACCAACGAGCTCACAAATAATATTTGCACCACGCGCCTTTGCGTACTCATATTCTTCAATAATAAGTATTCCTGAACCTTCACCCATAATAAAGCCTGAGCGATCTTTATCGAAAGGACGTGATGCCTTTTCAGGTTGATCAGAAAAATCTGAGGACAGAGCTTT from Fluviispira vulneris harbors:
- the fabF gene encoding beta-ketoacyl-ACP synthase II; protein product: MMKRVVVTGLGIVCPIGNNLEECWENAIAGKSGIGKLTTFEPPENCVTIAGEVKNFNPADFMDEKEAKRNQRFVHLAVAASKMALENAQLKLNPNNQNDIGVAIGVGIGALGYLEDQSFTARTKGIKRVSPFTIPGFIGNMAAGVVSLETGAKGPNICTATACSSAGHAIGDALMYIQTGRAKAMICGGAESALSLVAFAGFGQMKALSSDFSDQPEKASRPFDKDRSGFIMGEGSGILIIEEYEYAKARGANIICELVGFGASGDAYHFTSPAPGGEGGARAMQQALATSGLKPEDVDYINAHGTSTGQGDLCETQAIKTIFGEHAYKLNVSSTKSMTGHLLGAAGGIEAVFSAMTIKTGVIPPTINLDHPDEQCDLNYTANKAVRREVKVAISNSFGFGGTNVSLVFCKMRD